One Halalkalicoccus subterraneus genomic window, ACGGGCGCGGCGTACGAACCCACGGAGATCACGGACGCGCGCTGGGTCTACCTGCCTGACTACCTCGAACTGCTCGGGACCGACGAGAGCTTCGGGGACGTTCTCACCGAACCGCAGTGGACCGCGCTCGTCTCCGGGGCCTTCGAAGCCGGCGACGATCTGGCGACCGGCGTCTACTCGCCGTCGGATCCGAACCCGACCTACGACGTGATCCGAACGAAGTTCGGCTCGGTCGAGTACTACTGTTCCTGCTAGCGGATCCTTTTACTCCTCGGGATCGCTGCGCGACCCTCTCGGAGAAAAAATCTCCTCCATTGCCGGACTCCGTCCGGCAGGCGGTCAGAGCTTCGCTCTGACCACATCACCGATTCCGTTGGAATCCGGTTAGCAGCCAGAAACCTTCGATTTTCGGCGACATCGTAGGAGCAAATCACCTGCTAGCAACCAGACGCCGCTGGCGTTTGGTAACAAAAAGCCGGCGCGGCTCCGCCGCGCCGGCCCACTCCGTTTTCCCAGCAAGGGACTCGCAGCGCCCGATCATCTCCACGTTCAGTTCGATTTCCGTTCGCCGCTATCAAGCGGCTTTTGGCGGCGGCGTCCGACCTCCCGGTATGCCAGACGAGCGAATGGGGTTCAACCTCTTTACGATGAACTCGGTCGAACACGTCAGCGCCGGGTCGTGGCGCTATCCGGGCGACCAGTCGGCCCGGTACACGGACAGGGAGTACTGGACCGAACTGGCACGCACGGCCGAACGCGGCGGGTTCGACGCGATCTTCTTCGCCGACGTCCGGGGGATCTACGACGTCTACGACGACAGTCGCGAGATCGCCATCGAGCGCGCAGTACAAACGCCCTCGAACCACCCCCAGGCGCTGGTGCCCGCGATGGCCGAGGTCACCGACCACCTCGGGTTCGCGATCACGCGCTCGACGACCTATACTCATCCCTACCAGCTCGCCCGCGAGTTCTCGACGCTCGATCACCTCACCGACGGCCGAATCGCGTTCAACGTCGTCACCTCCTACCTGGAGAGCGCCGCGCGCAACCTCGGGCTCGACGAGCGCATGGGCCACGACGAGCGCTACGACCGCGCCGAGGAGTTCATGCAGGTCTGCTATCGCCTCTGGGAGGGCAGTTGGGACGACGACGCGGTCGTCCGGGATCGCGATTCGGGCGTCTACACCGACCCCGAAAAAGTGAGAGAGATCGGCTTCGAGGGCGAGTATTTCGACGTGCCGGGCCTTCACGGTTGCGAACCCTCGCCCCAGCGAACACCGGTGATCTATCAGGCCGGCTCCTCCGAGCGCGGGCGCGCGTTCGCCGCGCGGAACGCCGAGGCCGTCTTCACGAGCCAACCCACCGAATCGGGAGTGAGAGAGTACATGGCCGACATGCGAGAGCGTGCCGCTTCGCAT contains:
- a CDS encoding LLM class flavin-dependent oxidoreductase; translation: MPDERMGFNLFTMNSVEHVSAGSWRYPGDQSARYTDREYWTELARTAERGGFDAIFFADVRGIYDVYDDSREIAIERAVQTPSNHPQALVPAMAEVTDHLGFAITRSTTYTHPYQLAREFSTLDHLTDGRIAFNVVTSYLESAARNLGLDERMGHDERYDRAEEFMQVCYRLWEGSWDDDAVVRDRDSGVYTDPEKVREIGFEGEYFDVPGLHGCEPSPQRTPVIYQAGSSERGRAFAARNAEAVFTSQPTESGVREYMADMRERAASHGRDPDSLDFYMGLVPIVGETEELARAKHESYKETIDVEATLALLSGFMDMDLSELDPDRKLEHIETEAIQGAVNAFTKSDPDREWTVREMAQFAGLGTTSPVVVGTPEKIADAFEHWFREVGVDGFNVKEVVRPATLRDFVDLVVPELRVRGLVREQYGDETLRETMTGRSGLAEDHTGKREALSGMGV